The Eubacteriaceae bacterium Marseille-Q4139 genome has a window encoding:
- a CDS encoding ATP-binding cassette domain-containing protein, translating to MEIAIQNVSMTYQNGRQALKDLNLTLRAPSLVGLLGPNGAGKSTLMKLLTAALLPTAGQVLIDGSPLPKAERRLKAQLGCLPQDFGLFDELTVAQFLDYMAALKELKNQKDAVREAICAVGLEEKARARIRTLSGGQRQRVGIAQALLGNPPLLILDEPTVGLDPEERLRFRNLFSHAAQKRLVLLSTHIIEDVQSVCGQIVVLSHGNVLFSGSPAELIRLACGHVGTFWEDEAPKGHGLSITARVNTSQGIRCRTVSPELPDFARAEEPTLEDAYLYLLSKEAAE from the coding sequence ATGGAAATTGCCATTCAGAACGTCAGCATGACGTACCAAAACGGCAGGCAGGCTTTAAAGGATTTGAACCTTACCCTGCGCGCGCCGAGCCTCGTCGGGCTTTTAGGCCCCAACGGAGCCGGGAAGTCTACTCTCATGAAACTTTTGACGGCCGCTCTCCTGCCTACGGCTGGCCAGGTTCTCATTGACGGCTCGCCGCTCCCCAAAGCGGAACGCAGGCTGAAGGCGCAGCTCGGCTGCCTGCCCCAGGACTTCGGCCTGTTTGATGAACTCACGGTGGCGCAGTTCCTTGACTATATGGCCGCCCTTAAAGAGCTGAAGAACCAGAAGGACGCCGTCAGAGAAGCCATCTGCGCCGTCGGCCTGGAGGAAAAAGCACGGGCAAGAATCCGCACCTTATCAGGCGGCCAGCGCCAGCGCGTCGGCATCGCACAGGCATTGTTGGGAAACCCGCCTCTCCTGATTCTCGATGAGCCCACGGTGGGGCTTGACCCGGAGGAGCGGCTCCGCTTTCGGAACCTGTTCTCCCATGCGGCGCAGAAACGCCTTGTACTTTTGTCCACCCATATTATCGAGGACGTGCAGTCGGTCTGCGGCCAGATCGTCGTCCTGAGCCACGGAAACGTCCTGTTTTCCGGAAGCCCGGCTGAGCTGATCCGGCTCGCCTGCGGCCATGTGGGAACCTTCTGGGAAGACGAAGCGCCAAAAGGGCATGGTCTTTCCATCACCGCCAGGGTCAATACCAGCCAGGGCATCCGCTGCCGGACGGTATCCCCCGAGCTCCCGGATTTTGCCCGTGCCGAGGAGCCGACACTGGAGGACGCCTACCTCTATCTCCTTTCAAAGGAGGCCGCAGAATGA
- a CDS encoding response regulator transcription factor — MKRILIAEDEPDIQELLCAYLREAGYEPHAVGDGVAALSMFEEMSFDLVLLDLMLPKIDGFGVCELIRRKSQVPILMVTALDGEAEQLRGFGMDIDDYVTKPFSMPVLLEKIRVILRRSGGTGTGNRLHYRDVDMDLDTRETIAGGKPLDLTAREFELLYTFLSEPGRVFTREMLLSRLWGYDFFGDERVVDSHMKNLRRKLGRDYIETVRGIGYRAAKENP, encoded by the coding sequence ATGAAACGAATTTTAATTGCAGAAGATGAGCCGGATATCCAGGAGCTTCTCTGCGCCTATCTCCGGGAAGCCGGTTATGAGCCCCATGCGGTGGGGGACGGTGTGGCGGCACTTTCGATGTTTGAGGAAATGTCTTTCGACCTTGTCCTTTTAGATTTGATGCTCCCGAAAATCGACGGCTTCGGCGTCTGTGAGCTGATCCGCAGAAAGTCGCAGGTGCCCATTCTCATGGTTACGGCTCTGGACGGGGAGGCGGAACAGCTCCGCGGCTTCGGCATGGACATCGACGATTATGTGACGAAGCCCTTTTCCATGCCGGTGCTGTTGGAGAAAATCCGCGTGATCCTGCGTCGGAGCGGGGGCACGGGGACGGGGAACCGCCTTCATTATCGGGATGTGGACATGGATCTCGATACGAGGGAGACCATCGCAGGCGGAAAGCCCCTGGATCTGACGGCCAGGGAGTTTGAGCTTCTGTACACGTTCCTTTCGGAGCCGGGGCGCGTGTTTACGAGAGAAATGCTGCTTTCCAGGCTTTGGGGCTATGACTTTTTCGGCGATGAGCGCGTGGTGGACAGCCACATGAAAAATCTCCGCCGGAAGCTTGGGCGTGACTATATTGAAACCGTAAGGGGGATTGGCTACCGTGCTGCGAAAGAAAATCCGTGA
- a CDS encoding HAMP domain-containing protein, giving the protein MLRKKIRESLTIRIFLITAVILFSASAVTFGLIAWVTPVTYTAVMSSDLMRQTENLVKQLKEVELEESGAVIDSFIRSAGADAAVTDRYGMPVDTGSSLSVVPVYEEESGTEIAAVIAEAPGGSGADGTVSVTMSEQSAVMADVQFAGSEERYVLHVTPRMQAENMAVRALIKMAPWLFVLLLFLSVVCAFVYSRYITRPIVRLSHIAGRLAELDFQWECGEKRQDEIGKLGRSLDQMARRLSGALKELEDANRILRGEVERERELDRQRMAFFSAASHELKTPVTILKGQLSGMLEGVDIYKDRDKYLLRSLQVTGRMEKLIEEMLSIARMEAGAETVKKEPVELSRILEKQAALYSELAAQREQVFKTSLTPGIFVSGDAALLEKAFGNLLSNASLYSPAGAKIRLWCGRLEGVPAVTVENTGARIGEAALPHLFEAFYREDGSRSRSTGGSGLGLYLVRMILERHGGVCGMENTAEGVRAVVRFLEDDLHSQHSEQA; this is encoded by the coding sequence GTGCTGCGAAAGAAAATCCGTGAAAGCCTGACCATCCGCATTTTTCTTATAACGGCGGTAATCCTGTTTTCCGCGTCGGCCGTTACCTTCGGCCTGATCGCATGGGTAACTCCTGTTACCTATACGGCCGTCATGAGCAGCGACTTAATGCGGCAGACGGAAAACCTTGTGAAACAGCTAAAAGAAGTGGAACTGGAAGAAAGCGGCGCTGTTATCGACTCGTTTATCCGCTCCGCCGGTGCCGACGCGGCCGTGACGGATCGTTACGGGATGCCGGTGGACACCGGTTCCAGCCTGTCTGTCGTTCCGGTTTATGAGGAAGAAAGCGGGACGGAAATCGCCGCGGTCATTGCAGAGGCGCCGGGCGGGAGCGGGGCAGACGGCACCGTGTCCGTCACCATGTCGGAACAGAGCGCGGTCATGGCCGACGTGCAGTTTGCAGGCAGCGAAGAACGGTACGTCCTTCACGTCACGCCCCGGATGCAGGCGGAAAACATGGCGGTGCGGGCCCTCATAAAGATGGCGCCGTGGCTGTTTGTCCTGCTGCTTTTTCTCTCGGTCGTCTGCGCCTTCGTCTATTCCAGGTACATTACCAGGCCTATTGTCCGCTTAAGCCATATCGCCGGACGGCTGGCAGAACTGGATTTTCAGTGGGAATGCGGGGAAAAACGGCAGGACGAAATCGGGAAGCTGGGCCGCAGCCTGGATCAGATGGCACGCAGGCTGTCCGGCGCTCTTAAAGAGTTAGAAGACGCTAATCGCATTCTGCGCGGAGAAGTGGAGAGGGAGAGGGAGCTGGACCGTCAGCGGATGGCGTTCTTTTCCGCCGCCTCCCATGAGCTTAAGACGCCGGTCACGATTTTAAAAGGCCAGCTTTCCGGCATGCTGGAGGGCGTGGATATCTACAAAGACCGGGACAAGTACCTGCTCCGCTCCCTCCAGGTGACGGGACGGATGGAAAAGCTGATTGAAGAGATGCTTTCCATCGCCCGCATGGAAGCCGGCGCGGAAACGGTGAAGAAAGAGCCGGTGGAACTGTCAAGAATTCTGGAAAAACAGGCGGCTCTTTACTCGGAGCTTGCGGCGCAGCGGGAACAGGTGTTTAAAACCTCCCTGACGCCTGGAATTTTTGTCTCCGGGGATGCCGCCCTTTTGGAAAAGGCCTTTGGAAATCTCCTTTCCAACGCGTCCCTTTATTCCCCGGCGGGAGCCAAAATCCGCCTTTGGTGCGGGAGACTGGAAGGCGTCCCTGCCGTGACGGTGGAAAACACGGGCGCCCGCATCGGAGAGGCCGCCCTGCCGCATCTTTTCGAGGCCTTTTACCGGGAAGACGGCTCGCGGAGCCGGAGCACCGGCGGCAGCGGCCTGGGGCTTTACCTGGTGCGGATGATTCTGGAGCGGCACGGAGGCGTCTGTGGGATGGAGAATACGGCGGAGGGGGTGCGGGCGGTTGTGAGGTTTTTAGAGGATGATCTCCATAGCCAGCATTCTGAACAAGCATAA
- a CDS encoding winged helix-turn-helix transcriptional regulator, which translates to MIHVAFEGSDIPYSAFGRYYIRIADEDRELTPTELRRLMIGKEYEDHWENKLSIETAEDVDVESLKSFYDKAVKCGRLPEFSFSVDGILKQLYLLRDGKLTNAGRVLFSKNKPVTLKMAVFATEHKETSLDICREEGNLFQLIDAAVKYVVRNIRWRVVLNPDGIHRDEIPEIPIEAVREAVINSFVHARYDIPVQHEVDIYSNRIAFVNPGSFASEYAPADYAKWDLPSALRNEVIAQVLYRCKDVESFGSGLRKIYSACERQKVAVTYENHESYFCLALSRMDRNIAPSDAINGVINGAISEQEAAVLGILMRNGNATVNEIAVELGKSPRTVNRLCSALKSKQLIERIGSNKTGYWKTK; encoded by the coding sequence GTGATTCATGTTGCTTTCGAGGGAAGCGACATACCATATTCAGCTTTTGGAAGATACTATATCCGCATTGCGGATGAGGATCGTGAACTGACCCCGACCGAACTTCGCAGACTGATGATCGGTAAAGAATATGAGGATCATTGGGAAAATAAATTGTCCATCGAAACCGCCGAGGACGTTGATGTGGAAAGTTTAAAGAGCTTTTATGATAAAGCAGTTAAATGTGGGCGGTTGCCAGAGTTCTCATTTTCTGTCGATGGAATTTTGAAACAGCTTTACCTGTTAAGAGATGGGAAGCTTACCAATGCCGGACGAGTTCTTTTTTCCAAAAATAAACCTGTAACATTAAAAATGGCTGTGTTCGCAACGGAGCACAAAGAGACATCTCTGGATATCTGCCGGGAAGAAGGAAATCTTTTCCAATTGATTGATGCGGCTGTAAAATATGTTGTCAGAAATATTCGTTGGCGTGTAGTGTTGAATCCGGATGGGATTCATCGGGATGAAATCCCTGAGATACCGATTGAGGCTGTCCGTGAGGCTGTAATCAATAGCTTTGTACATGCCCGCTATGATATTCCCGTCCAACATGAGGTAGACATCTATTCAAATCGTATTGCCTTTGTTAATCCTGGCTCTTTTGCCAGTGAGTATGCCCCGGCAGATTATGCAAAATGGGATCTGCCGTCGGCATTGCGGAACGAGGTGATTGCCCAGGTGCTTTATCGCTGCAAGGATGTGGAATCTTTTGGATCCGGTTTGCGGAAAATCTATTCTGCCTGTGAACGGCAGAAAGTCGCTGTTACTTACGAGAATCATGAGTCTTATTTTTGTCTGGCGCTGTCACGTATGGATCGAAATATTGCGCCAAGTGACGCGATAAATGGCGTGATAAATGGCGCAATAAGTGAACAGGAAGCAGCAGTGCTTGGAATTTTGATGCGCAACGGAAATGCAACCGTGAATGAAATTGCCGTAGAACTTGGAAAATCTCCGAGAACGGTTAATCGTCTGTGTTCCGCACTGAAATCGAAGCAGCTAATAGAACGGATTGGTTCTAATAAAACTGGCTACTGGAAAACCAAGTAG
- a CDS encoding DUF3990 domain-containing protein — translation MAKMTVYHGSYMPVEHPEIRLGRNTKDFGTGFYCTVIKEQAQRWAKRYDTKIVSIYEVRLNPDLKIKEFIDMTDEWLDFIIACRSGKSHDYDIVIGAMANDQIYNYISDYVDGAITREQFWVLAKFKYPTHQINFCTKEALKCLEYRGFEEVQTQW, via the coding sequence ATGGCAAAAATGACGGTATATCATGGCAGTTATATGCCAGTTGAGCATCCTGAGATTCGTCTTGGGAGAAATACCAAGGATTTCGGAACAGGGTTCTACTGTACGGTTATCAAAGAACAGGCACAAAGATGGGCAAAACGCTATGACACAAAAATCGTATCCATTTATGAAGTACGATTGAATCCGGATTTGAAGATCAAAGAGTTTATAGATATGACGGATGAGTGGCTGGATTTTATTATCGCCTGCCGAAGCGGCAAAAGCCATGATTATGATATTGTAATCGGTGCCATGGCGAATGATCAGATTTACAATTACATTTCTGACTATGTGGACGGAGCGATTACCCGCGAGCAGTTTTGGGTATTGGCAAAATTCAAGTACCCCACTCACCAGATCAATTTCTGCACCAAAGAAGCATTAAAATGCCTGGAGTATCGCGGATTTGAGGAGGTTCAAACGCAATGGTAG
- a CDS encoding class I SAM-dependent methyltransferase: MTNRYLIDFYRHYDEDGRLASRHGSVEFLTTMHYIEKYLRPGFRILEIGAGTGRYSHALARRGYEVSAVELVEHNIEVLKENTEEGENLSVFHGNALDLSFLSEEQYDLTLLLGPLYHLYTDADKRQAIREALRVTKTGGILFAAYVISDGCLIDEGFLRGNISVADYVKNGLLEPESFTARSGPEDLFELVRKEDVDRLMAGFPVERLHYAASDGCALLLREAIDAMDEETFALYLKYHFAVCEREDLVGITSHAVDVFRKVG, from the coding sequence ATGACGAACCGGTATCTGATTGATTTTTACCGCCATTACGACGAGGACGGCCGCCTTGCGTCCCGGCACGGCTCCGTGGAATTTCTCACCACCATGCACTATATCGAAAAATATTTAAGGCCGGGCTTCCGGATCCTTGAAATCGGCGCCGGAACCGGGCGTTATTCCCATGCGCTTGCAAGGCGCGGCTATGAGGTGTCGGCGGTGGAGCTGGTGGAACACAACATCGAAGTGCTGAAAGAGAATACGGAAGAAGGGGAAAATCTCTCTGTTTTCCATGGAAATGCCCTGGATCTTTCGTTTCTTTCGGAGGAACAGTACGATCTCACGCTCCTTTTGGGGCCGCTCTACCATCTTTACACCGACGCGGACAAACGGCAGGCCATCCGAGAAGCCCTGCGGGTGACAAAGACAGGCGGAATTCTTTTTGCCGCATACGTCATCTCCGACGGCTGCCTGATCGACGAGGGCTTTCTTCGCGGGAACATAAGCGTCGCCGATTATGTGAAAAACGGGCTTTTAGAGCCGGAGAGCTTTACCGCCAGGTCAGGGCCTGAGGATTTGTTTGAGCTGGTGCGGAAGGAGGACGTCGACCGTCTGATGGCCGGCTTTCCCGTCGAAAGGCTTCACTATGCCGCCTCCGACGGCTGCGCCCTGTTACTGCGGGAGGCCATCGACGCCATGGATGAGGAGACCTTTGCGCTTTATTTGAAGTATCATTTCGCCGTGTGTGAGCGGGAAGATCTGGTGGGGATTACGAGCCATGCGGTTGATGTTTTCAGGAAGGTGGGATGA
- a CDS encoding TetR/AcrR family transcriptional regulator, producing MPPKAKITKPMILDTVLALTRTLGFEAVNARSIADSLGCSTRPIFTCCENMEELKKEFLDFAFAFYEQYADDYGKAFPVAPCLRLPLSYLAFAKEEPHLFRLLFVDAMELDMKAADDFYRELGNEKKAREFSGLLGLEPVRGREIFLDLFLYSHGMAVLMAAGKLSWSLKEAEMRLENFLDAMISQEKEMEKHDEPVSD from the coding sequence ATGCCGCCGAAAGCGAAAATAACAAAACCCATGATTTTAGATACGGTCCTTGCACTCACCCGCACGCTCGGCTTCGAGGCCGTGAACGCAAGGAGTATTGCAGACAGCCTGGGATGTTCCACGCGTCCTATTTTCACCTGCTGTGAAAATATGGAGGAATTAAAGAAAGAATTCCTGGATTTCGCCTTTGCTTTTTATGAGCAGTATGCCGATGACTATGGAAAGGCTTTTCCGGTTGCGCCATGTCTTCGCCTGCCGCTCTCCTATCTCGCTTTTGCGAAGGAAGAGCCCCATCTTTTCCGGCTTCTGTTCGTCGATGCCATGGAGCTTGACATGAAGGCGGCGGACGACTTTTATAGGGAGCTTGGAAACGAAAAAAAAGCCAGGGAGTTTTCGGGACTTCTCGGCCTGGAACCAGTGCGGGGGCGGGAAATTTTCCTCGACCTTTTCCTTTATTCCCACGGCATGGCTGTCCTGATGGCCGCCGGGAAGCTCTCGTGGAGTCTTAAGGAGGCCGAAATGCGGCTTGAAAATTTTCTGGATGCCATGATTTCACAGGAAAAGGAGATGGAAAAGCATGACGAACCGGTATCTGATTGA
- a CDS encoding D-aminoacylase, giving the protein MYQLIIKNTRIIDGTGSPAYRADLAVMDGKIAAIAPEIHEEAELVIDGEGLVTAPGFIDIHSHSDTYFLVDDRGESRIYQGVTSELAGQCGSTIYPCPAENLSWMRKFAGREAAEYASPSFSEFLKKVKRDGKKMGTNLIPLIGHGALRGGVMGYDDRKASKAELDAMRELLDADMRAGAWGLSLGLGYTPGVSSDQEELCSLGEIVARYGGIVTSHMRDQGLGTPKSLEEMYEIYRQTGAHVHIAHFKASGRAAWGHAAEYIENVHEAQKAGIHVTADVYPYTASSSGITNSFPKWSIQGGRQTAVRMLKDEKERGRLMAELEKTFCDQAAGESLLVVTTDGRFEQADGKTIWQISKELHCSMAEAAAKVAVETDAGAVCISFAMCEEDVDLMLRQNDFSIGSDGRSLSLSPEDNQGKPHPRNYGTFPRFLRLAREKKLCSLETAVRRMTGQSAEYIGLKDRGFIKEGMTADLTVFDPETVTDKATYENPFQKPEGIVHVFMGGKPALLYGKQTKERLGTFLLRE; this is encoded by the coding sequence ATGTATCAGCTTATCATCAAAAACACCCGTATCATCGACGGAACCGGCTCCCCGGCATACCGGGCAGACCTGGCCGTCATGGACGGGAAAATCGCAGCGATTGCGCCGGAAATCCATGAGGAGGCAGAGCTTGTGATCGACGGAGAGGGGCTTGTGACGGCGCCGGGCTTTATCGACATCCATTCCCACTCGGACACGTATTTTCTCGTGGACGACCGGGGAGAAAGCCGGATTTATCAGGGTGTGACGAGTGAGCTTGCCGGCCAGTGCGGCAGCACGATTTATCCATGCCCGGCAGAAAACCTTTCCTGGATGCGGAAATTTGCCGGCCGGGAAGCCGCGGAATACGCGTCGCCGTCCTTTTCGGAATTTTTAAAGAAGGTGAAGCGGGACGGAAAGAAGATGGGAACGAACCTGATCCCGTTAATCGGCCATGGGGCGCTCCGTGGCGGCGTCATGGGCTATGACGACAGAAAGGCATCGAAGGCGGAGCTGGATGCCATGAGAGAGCTTCTTGACGCAGACATGCGTGCCGGTGCATGGGGCCTTTCTCTGGGACTTGGATACACGCCGGGCGTGTCGTCGGATCAGGAGGAACTTTGCTCCCTCGGGGAGATCGTCGCCAGGTACGGCGGCATCGTCACCTCCCATATGCGTGACCAGGGCCTCGGGACGCCGAAGTCCCTGGAGGAAATGTATGAGATTTACAGGCAGACAGGCGCCCATGTCCACATTGCCCACTTTAAAGCCAGCGGCCGCGCCGCCTGGGGACATGCGGCCGAGTACATCGAAAATGTCCATGAGGCCCAGAAAGCGGGCATCCATGTGACGGCAGACGTCTACCCCTATACGGCGTCTTCCTCCGGCATCACCAATTCGTTCCCCAAATGGTCAATCCAGGGCGGAAGGCAGACGGCCGTGCGAATGCTAAAGGATGAAAAAGAGAGAGGGCGTCTGATGGCAGAGCTGGAAAAGACCTTCTGTGATCAGGCAGCCGGAGAGTCCCTTCTCGTGGTGACGACGGACGGCCGATTTGAACAGGCCGACGGGAAGACGATCTGGCAGATCAGTAAGGAGCTTCACTGTTCCATGGCGGAGGCGGCTGCAAAAGTGGCCGTGGAGACTGATGCGGGGGCTGTCTGCATCTCCTTTGCCATGTGCGAGGAGGACGTGGATCTGATGCTGCGCCAAAACGATTTCTCCATCGGAAGCGACGGGCGTTCCTTATCCCTGTCCCCGGAGGACAACCAGGGAAAGCCCCATCCGAGAAACTACGGCACCTTCCCGAGATTCCTGCGGCTGGCGAGGGAGAAAAAGCTTTGCAGCCTGGAGACGGCCGTGCGCCGGATGACGGGGCAGTCGGCCGAGTACATCGGCTTAAAAGACCGCGGGTTTATAAAAGAGGGCATGACGGCAGACCTGACCGTCTTTGACCCGGAGACCGTGACCGACAAGGCCACCTACGAAAATCCGTTCCAGAAGCCGGAGGGGATCGTCCATGTGTTCATGGGCGGAAAACCGGCGCTGTTATACGGAAAGCAGACGAAAGAGCGGCTCGGAACCTTCTTATTAAGAGAGTAG
- a CDS encoding argininosuccinate synthase → MKEKVILAYSGGLDTTVLIPWLQENYDYEVICVCIDVGQGNELDGLEARAKYCGASKLYIEHVTDEFCEEYIAPCVKANATYEYKYLIGTAMARPLIAKILVDIAKKEGAVAICHGATGKGNDQVRFELGIKALAPEMKIIAPWRTWNIQSREEELEYCAKHNIDLPFKADNSYSRDRNIWHISHEGLELEDPAAAPNYDHMLVLGVTPEKAPEEGAEITISFEKGVPVALNGEKMKYADLLTKLNELGGKHGIGITDIVENRMVGMKSRGVYETPGGTILIEAHKQLEELILDKETLKYKKNIDNEFADVVYSAKWFSPLREALQAFVESTQEYVTGECKMKLYKGNIIKQGTTSPYSLYNESIASFTTGDLYDHHDASGFINLYGLSTKVRAMKMAEVEKNQK, encoded by the coding sequence ATGAAGGAAAAAGTAATTCTTGCATATTCCGGCGGTCTTGATACCACCGTTCTGATTCCGTGGTTACAGGAAAACTACGATTATGAAGTCATCTGCGTCTGCATCGACGTGGGACAGGGAAATGAGCTGGACGGCCTTGAAGCGCGCGCAAAATACTGCGGCGCATCCAAGCTTTACATCGAGCACGTGACCGACGAGTTCTGCGAGGAGTACATCGCTCCCTGCGTAAAGGCCAACGCGACTTATGAATACAAATATCTGATCGGCACGGCCATGGCCCGTCCGCTGATCGCAAAAATCCTTGTGGACATCGCAAAGAAAGAGGGCGCTGTCGCCATCTGCCACGGCGCTACGGGAAAAGGAAACGATCAGGTGCGCTTCGAGCTTGGCATCAAGGCGCTGGCTCCGGAAATGAAGATCATCGCTCCCTGGAGGACATGGAACATCCAGTCCCGCGAGGAGGAGTTAGAATACTGTGCAAAGCACAACATCGACCTGCCGTTCAAGGCTGACAACAGTTACAGCCGCGACAGAAACATCTGGCACATCAGCCATGAGGGACTGGAGTTGGAAGACCCGGCTGCCGCTCCCAACTACGATCACATGCTCGTCCTCGGCGTGACGCCGGAGAAGGCGCCGGAGGAAGGCGCAGAGATTACCATCTCCTTTGAAAAGGGCGTCCCGGTTGCATTAAACGGTGAGAAGATGAAATACGCTGACCTGCTTACAAAGCTCAACGAGCTGGGCGGAAAGCACGGCATCGGCATCACCGATATCGTAGAAAACCGTATGGTCGGCATGAAGTCCCGCGGCGTCTATGAGACTCCCGGCGGCACCATCCTGATCGAGGCCCACAAGCAGCTTGAGGAGCTGATCCTCGACAAGGAAACCCTGAAATACAAGAAGAACATCGACAACGAGTTTGCCGATGTGGTTTATTCCGCAAAATGGTTCAGCCCCCTGCGTGAGGCGCTCCAGGCTTTCGTGGAGTCCACCCAGGAGTACGTGACCGGCGAATGCAAGATGAAGCTCTATAAGGGCAACATCATCAAGCAGGGCACCACGTCCCCGTATTCCCTCTACAATGAGAGCATCGCTTCCTTCACCACAGGCGACCTCTACGATCACCACGACGCCTCCGGCTTCATCAACCTCTACGGCCTTTCCACTAAGGTTCGGGCGATGAAGATGGCGGAAGTGGAGAAGAATCAGAAGTAA
- a CDS encoding D-aminoacylase, producing MMYDLLIQHAEVIDGTGAPRRRENVAVKNGTIFFAGTEAEALKTIDGRGMVLCPGFIDVHSHGDLVAGHDYARLCKTSQGITTEIAGQCGSSFFPVTEETKDMVAANALMLGDLEREHMGEFRNMREFAAFLGRQELSANMMVFMGHSTLRMAVMGNSDRKASEAELRRMEELLTEAMENGCAGISTGLFYPPSAYGDVDEVSRLCAVVKRYGGIHTTHMRNEGSGILESMDEVLEVSRRTGVSLNISHHKVCGKKNWGLSGQTLKKIEEARSEGLSVTADVYPYTASMTKLAACIPAEYFTKGTEWLMSALKDKKIRKEIREKMEAYEDGRYRQCGGFDRILIGGCPKRPEADGKRISEYARELGADPFEVFFDLVEENGSQCSAIYFSMGDEDLFRIVSAPFTMIGTDGLTISMDGKTHPRSWGTFPRAIRLFVREQRLMSLETMIHKMTGLPADTYHLASKGRIADGMDADLVLFDEKNISDEADYVCSNRLSAGIKAVIAGGKIVCEENRMTGEYPGIFLPFRP from the coding sequence ATGATGTACGATTTACTGATACAGCATGCGGAAGTGATCGATGGGACAGGCGCGCCGCGAAGGCGGGAGAACGTGGCCGTAAAGAATGGAACGATTTTCTTTGCCGGAACGGAGGCGGAGGCCCTTAAAACCATAGACGGCCGGGGGATGGTTCTCTGCCCCGGCTTTATCGACGTCCATTCCCACGGCGATCTGGTGGCCGGACATGACTACGCAAGGCTCTGCAAGACTTCCCAGGGGATTACCACGGAGATTGCCGGCCAGTGCGGCAGCAGCTTTTTCCCGGTGACAGAGGAAACAAAGGACATGGTCGCAGCCAACGCGCTGATGCTCGGCGATTTGGAACGGGAGCACATGGGCGAATTTCGGAACATGAGGGAGTTTGCCGCGTTTTTGGGCCGTCAGGAACTGTCAGCCAACATGATGGTTTTCATGGGACATTCGACCCTGCGGATGGCGGTCATGGGAAATTCCGATAGAAAGGCGTCGGAGGCAGAGCTTCGCCGGATGGAAGAGCTTCTCACAGAGGCCATGGAAAACGGCTGCGCCGGTATCAGCACCGGCCTTTTCTATCCGCCGAGTGCTTACGGGGACGTGGATGAGGTGTCCAGGCTGTGTGCCGTCGTGAAGCGGTACGGCGGAATCCACACGACCCACATGCGGAACGAGGGCTCGGGGATTTTGGAATCCATGGACGAGGTGCTGGAAGTTTCCCGGCGCACGGGAGTTTCCTTAAATATTTCCCATCATAAAGTCTGCGGGAAGAAAAACTGGGGGCTTTCCGGACAGACGCTTAAAAAGATAGAAGAAGCCAGAAGCGAGGGGCTCTCCGTCACCGCGGACGTGTACCCCTATACGGCTTCCATGACGAAGCTTGCGGCCTGCATCCCGGCGGAGTATTTCACAAAGGGGACGGAATGGCTCATGTCCGCCTTAAAGGATAAGAAGATACGGAAGGAAATCCGGGAAAAGATGGAGGCCTATGAGGACGGCCGTTACCGCCAGTGCGGCGGCTTTGACAGGATCTTAATCGGCGGCTGCCCGAAACGGCCGGAGGCAGACGGGAAGCGGATTTCGGAGTATGCACGGGAGCTTGGCGCAGACCCATTCGAGGTGTTTTTCGACCTGGTAGAGGAAAACGGGAGCCAGTGCAGCGCCATCTATTTTTCCATGGGTGATGAAGACCTTTTCCGTATCGTTTCGGCGCCGTTTACGATGATCGGCACCGACGGGCTCACCATCAGCATGGACGGCAAGACCCACCCGAGAAGCTGGGGCACGTTCCCGCGGGCCATCCGGCTTTTTGTCCGCGAACAGCGGCTCATGTCCCTGGAGACAATGATCCATAAAATGACGGGGCTTCCGGCGGACACCTACCATCTGGCTTCAAAGGGACGGATCGCCGACGGCATGGACGCGGATCTCGTGCTGTTCGATGAGAAGAATATTTCCGACGAGGCGGACTACGTCTGCTCCAACCGGCTTTCTGCCGGCATCAAAGCCGTGATTGCCGGCGGAAAAATCGTCTGCGAAGAGAACCGGATGACCGGGGAATATCCCGGGATCTTTCTTCCCTTCCGGCCGTAA